One stretch of Punica granatum isolate Tunisia-2019 chromosome 5, ASM765513v2, whole genome shotgun sequence DNA includes these proteins:
- the LOC116206578 gene encoding serine/arginine-rich SC35-like splicing factor SCL33 encodes MRGRGYSYSPSPPRGYSRRGRSPSPRDRYGYRSRDPPTSLLVRNLHRDCRPEDLRGPFGQFGPLKDIYLPRDYYTGEPRGFGFVQFVYPADAADAKRYLDGEILLGREIRVLFAEENRKKPSEMRARERYRGRSYDYRRTPSYYSRSPRYARTYSRSPDYYSPSPRGRHYSRSISPRDKRYRGRSYSRSPYRSRSRSWSYSGSRSR; translated from the exons ATGAGGGGCAGGGGTTATAGCTACAGTCCTTCTCCACCTAGGGGTTACAGCAGAAGGGGTCGAAGCCCCAGCCCCAGGGATCGATATGGTTATCGCTCTAGGGATCCTCCTACCAGTCTGCTTGTTCGCAACCTTCACCGTGACTGCAG GCCGGAGGATCTTCGTGGCCCATTCGGTCAGTTTGGTCCTCTCAAGGACATATATTTGCCCCGTGATTATTATACTGG GGAGCCTCGAGGTTTTGGCTTCGTTCAGTTTGTGTACCCAGCAGATGCTGCAGATGCGAAACGCTACTTGGATGGTGAAATTCTGCTTGGCCGTGAAATAAGAGTCCTTTTTGCTGAGGAAAACAGAAAGAAGCCTTCAGAAATGAGAGCAAGAGAAAGATACAG GGGCCGTTCCTATGATTATAGGCGAACTCCATCATATTATTCGCGATCCCCCCGGTATGCACGGACTTATTCACGCAGTCCAGACTATTACTCTCCCTCACCAAGAGGGCGACACTACTCAAG GTCAATTTCGCCGAGGGACAAGAGGTACCGAGGCCGTTCTTATTCGAGGTCACCTTATAGGTCTAGGAGCCGCAGCTGGAGCTACAGCGGCAGCCGCAGCCGCTAA